Proteins encoded within one genomic window of Fibrobacter sp. UWB16:
- a CDS encoding ABC transporter ATP-binding protein, with the protein MAKGERARMKYVAWLWRGTKDVRVNIVIRILAGTARVACGLLMIWLSKRFIDETIRTGTQDDILQMILFLVLTVVGTIVLRLLYYYMTAAATVKKTNALRLFYFGTLFRRKLFDGHELHSGDVSSRLSKDIETVSTSIIDTIPQMAVTGIQLVGAFLLMRWFDARLAWALLLLTPVLVVVGKLISRRLRNMTLEIREGESRIQMQVQEGVEYNAVLRSLESENWVLERLGLKQNKLEGDVLRRTRFTAVARFAIGSAFGLGYLLAFIWGGLGLRNGTITFGVMTSFLQLVGQIQHPILTLLGMVPQLVHSTASIDRLDELEKGADETPGESRAEEHLGVRAESLSGMCPEMRARLGLRLDNVSFGYKGGDREVVCGFSHDFKPGSKNAIMGETGKGKTTLFRLLLGFIKPDFGRIELYTERENVAVSEATRSNFVYVPQGNTLMNGSVRYNLQLAKPAATDDEMKRVLHIACAEFVNDLPNGLDCEIGERGHGLSEGQAQRIAIARGLLRPGSILLFDEISSSLDEATEAELYRRLFEAFPEKTMLFVTHRTAVCEMCDETVRL; encoded by the coding sequence ATGGCAAAAGGTGAACGTGCTCGAATGAAGTATGTCGCTTGGCTGTGGCGCGGAACAAAAGATGTTCGCGTAAATATCGTCATCCGCATTTTGGCGGGGACCGCGCGCGTAGCGTGTGGCCTTTTGATGATATGGCTCAGCAAGCGGTTTATCGACGAGACGATTCGCACCGGGACGCAAGACGACATTTTGCAGATGATTTTGTTCTTGGTGCTTACGGTTGTGGGGACGATTGTCCTTAGGCTTCTGTATTACTACATGACGGCCGCTGCGACGGTCAAAAAGACGAATGCGCTTAGGCTGTTCTATTTTGGTACGCTGTTCAGGCGTAAGCTTTTTGATGGCCATGAACTGCATTCGGGCGATGTGTCTTCGAGGCTTTCGAAGGATATCGAAACGGTATCGACTTCTATTATCGATACGATTCCGCAGATGGCGGTGACCGGAATCCAGCTTGTGGGCGCGTTTTTGCTGATGCGCTGGTTCGATGCGCGGTTGGCGTGGGCGCTGTTGCTGCTGACCCCTGTGCTGGTCGTGGTAGGGAAGCTGATTTCTCGGCGCTTGCGTAATATGACGCTTGAAATTCGCGAAGGCGAAAGCCGCATCCAGATGCAGGTGCAGGAGGGCGTGGAATACAACGCCGTGTTGCGCTCGCTCGAAAGCGAAAACTGGGTGCTGGAACGCCTTGGTTTAAAACAAAATAAGCTTGAAGGCGATGTCCTGCGCCGGACGCGTTTTACGGCGGTGGCTCGGTTTGCGATTGGCTCTGCGTTTGGGCTTGGGTACTTGCTTGCCTTTATTTGGGGCGGCCTTGGGTTGCGCAATGGGACGATTACGTTTGGCGTGATGACGTCTTTTTTGCAGCTGGTCGGGCAAATCCAGCACCCGATTTTGACGTTGCTTGGGATGGTGCCGCAGCTGGTGCATTCGACGGCTAGCATTGACCGCTTGGATGAACTGGAAAAAGGCGCTGACGAGACTCCGGGGGAATCGCGCGCGGAAGAGCATTTGGGAGTGCGCGCGGAATCGCTGTCGGGAATGTGCCCTGAAATGCGCGCGCGGCTCGGGTTGCGCTTGGACAACGTAAGTTTTGGGTATAAGGGTGGGGACCGCGAAGTGGTATGCGGGTTCTCGCACGATTTTAAGCCGGGGAGCAAAAACGCTATCATGGGCGAGACGGGCAAGGGCAAGACGACGTTGTTTAGGCTTTTGCTTGGGTTTATCAAGCCCGATTTTGGTAGGATTGAACTTTATACGGAACGCGAGAATGTGGCTGTTTCGGAGGCGACCCGTTCGAATTTTGTGTACGTGCCTCAGGGCAATACGCTGATGAACGGCTCCGTGCGCTATAATCTGCAACTTGCAAAACCGGCTGCGACCGATGACGAGATGAAGCGTGTCTTGCATATTGCCTGCGCTGAATTTGTGAATGATTTGCCGAACGGGCTGGACTGCGAAATCGGCGAACGCGGGCATGGACTTAGCGAAGGCCAGGCTCAGCGTATTGCGATTGCTCGTGGGCTTTTGCGCCCGGGCAGCATTTTGCTTTTTGATGAAATCAGCTCGTCGCTGGACGAGGCGACCGAGGCGGAGCTTTACCGTCGGCTGTTCGAGGCCTTCCCGGAAAAGACTATGCTTTTTGTGACGCACAGGACCGCCGTTTGCGAAATGTGTGACGAAACCGTAAGGTTATAA
- a CDS encoding nucleotidyltransferase family protein gives MNSFEKEALYELLRIAVGANDATHCLTHTLDAEQWLELHSVCLKQQIVAVVYHAICRLPKEQQPPLDIAFQWASEAETVKGHNQHLNAETARLTGLFTAQGCKMAVLKGPANARLYPEPAMRHAGDIDLWVEGGRKKILELLPKMGFAINPKDLLSEHHIHLNCKNRSVTVEIHYKPCSGNFNPFSTSRLLRFLDREIQDVELVPEGFYVPSMKFALTMQLAHIQKHFLKNGIGFKQILDYYILLKHSSVQDRRDVNALLSSLGLLRSAGALMWVLERVWGLGESEMICAPDRKRGERMLDEIFNGANFGKYRKLERREVQVHFLVRWLKRKSRDFSLFWFAPSEVAWIFFDYLRSFFRSVPVRIKMRRLSLWDVFH, from the coding sequence ATGAATTCATTTGAAAAAGAGGCTTTGTACGAGCTTTTGCGGATTGCCGTTGGTGCAAACGACGCTACTCACTGCTTGACGCATACGCTTGATGCGGAACAGTGGCTTGAATTGCATTCTGTGTGCCTGAAGCAGCAGATTGTTGCCGTTGTCTACCATGCGATTTGCCGTTTGCCCAAGGAACAGCAGCCCCCGCTGGATATTGCGTTTCAGTGGGCGAGCGAAGCGGAGACGGTTAAAGGGCATAACCAGCATTTGAATGCCGAAACAGCTCGTCTTACGGGGCTTTTTACGGCACAGGGGTGTAAAATGGCCGTGCTTAAAGGCCCTGCCAATGCAAGGCTTTACCCCGAACCTGCGATGCGCCATGCCGGCGATATCGACTTGTGGGTCGAGGGCGGCCGCAAAAAGATTCTGGAGCTGTTGCCCAAGATGGGCTTTGCGATTAACCCCAAAGACCTGCTTTCGGAACACCATATCCATTTGAATTGCAAGAATCGTAGTGTCACCGTCGAAATCCACTACAAGCCTTGTTCCGGTAACTTTAATCCGTTCTCGACGAGCCGCCTCCTCCGCTTTTTGGACCGTGAAATCCAGGATGTAGAGCTGGTGCCCGAAGGTTTTTACGTGCCGTCGATGAAATTTGCGCTTACGATGCAGCTTGCGCATATTCAAAAGCATTTTTTGAAAAACGGCATCGGGTTTAAGCAGATTCTCGATTACTATATACTCCTGAAGCATTCCTCCGTGCAAGACCGGCGTGATGTGAATGCGCTGCTGTCTTCTTTAGGGCTGTTGCGGTCTGCGGGCGCCTTGATGTGGGTCTTGGAGCGCGTCTGGGGGCTGGGTGAATCGGAAATGATTTGTGCGCCAGACCGAAAGCGTGGCGAAAGGATGCTCGACGAAATTTTCAATGGGGCGAATTTTGGCAAGTACCGCAAATTGGAGCGGCGCGAAGTGCAAGTCCACTTTTTGGTACGGTGGCTAAAGCGCAAATCGCGTGATTTTAGTTTGTTCTGGTTTGCGCCGTCCGAAGTCGCCTGGATCTTTTTTGACTACCTGAGGTCTTTTTTCCGGTCTGTTCCGGTCCGCATCAAGATGCGGCGTCTCTCGCTGTGGGATGTTTTCCATTAG
- a CDS encoding S26 family signal peptidase, with protein sequence MMDSAKKSDALIMAEAIRLVGEGVSVTFPVNGRSMLPFIVGGRDSVILEKPVDLRVGDVVLAHAIPDNVAHLENAEKHYVIHRIVALSGDDVVLMGDGNLVQREYCKRSEVYAKVVCVVKPNGKKCLQSAWRSRIASKIWYILLPVRNYLLWIYRKVKK encoded by the coding sequence ATGATGGATTCCGCGAAAAAAAGTGATGCGCTCATCATGGCCGAGGCGATTCGCCTAGTGGGCGAGGGCGTGAGCGTTACGTTCCCGGTGAACGGTCGTAGCATGTTGCCGTTTATCGTGGGCGGCCGCGATAGCGTGATTCTGGAAAAGCCTGTGGACCTGCGCGTAGGCGATGTGGTGCTGGCGCATGCAATCCCGGATAATGTCGCGCATTTGGAAAATGCTGAAAAACATTATGTTATCCATAGAATCGTTGCACTCTCGGGTGATGATGTGGTCCTCATGGGTGATGGAAACCTGGTGCAGCGGGAATACTGCAAGCGGTCTGAGGTCTATGCCAAGGTGGTTTGCGTGGTCAAGCCGAACGGAAAAAAATGCTTGCAGAGCGCGTGGCGTTCTCGGATTGCATCTAAAATATGGTATATTCTTTTGCCAGTGAGAAATTATTTACTTTGGATTTATAGAAAGGTGAAAAAATGA
- a CDS encoding PqqD family protein, with protein MKIKNGFVLRDVCGEQVIMGEGIGALDFGRLLCLNETAAWLWKQAEQQGDFTVESLAQVLCNEYDVSEEQARVDVAAIVGEWQKVNVLE; from the coding sequence ATGAAAATTAAGAACGGTTTTGTATTGCGCGATGTGTGCGGTGAACAGGTTATCATGGGCGAGGGCATTGGTGCCTTGGATTTTGGCCGCCTTTTGTGTTTGAACGAAACGGCTGCATGGCTTTGGAAACAGGCCGAACAGCAAGGTGATTTTACTGTGGAATCGCTTGCTCAGGTGCTTTGCAACGAATATGACGTGAGCGAAGAACAGGCCAGGGTCGATGTCGCTGCGATTGTCGGTGAATGGCAAAAGGTGAACGTGCTCGAATGA
- a CDS encoding nucleotidyltransferase family protein, producing MFCELLRVALGLSQVFPYIPTDKEWQSLYTMAHRQTLLGVAYNAIARLPKESQPPRLLMLLWARDAEAIRGKNRLFYQESARYTQLFAERGFRSAILKGQANARLYPDPLSRQPGDIDIYVPGGFDKVLELLHSLGIQNLEHVTPNYHDIEFVDEKGVLVEVHHKPTSATYAVRLNKTYDEILKVLEPELENLTLTPEGFYSPSIRFALLMQLVHLYKHALLSGVSLRQYMDYYMLLTHSTEADRQYTWEFAKKIGMRQGCAAIMGVLGRVFKLPQDKMLCKPSKFFSRILYRATFAEGDFGAKKTYKRNVFKRWISDRFNNLRILPIAPQYYIYKESKYWINTISLIPERIRRRKIAL from the coding sequence ATGTTCTGTGAACTCCTGCGAGTCGCTCTCGGGCTCTCGCAGGTTTTTCCGTATATACCGACCGACAAGGAATGGCAATCGCTCTATACAATGGCGCATCGCCAAACACTGTTAGGGGTCGCTTATAACGCCATAGCGCGTTTACCCAAGGAATCTCAACCGCCACGTTTGTTAATGTTGCTTTGGGCAAGAGATGCCGAAGCTATCCGCGGCAAGAACCGCCTTTTCTATCAGGAATCGGCCCGTTACACGCAGCTGTTTGCTGAACGTGGGTTCCGCAGCGCCATCTTGAAAGGCCAAGCCAACGCGCGCCTGTACCCAGATCCGCTTTCAAGGCAGCCCGGCGATATCGACATCTATGTTCCTGGCGGTTTCGACAAGGTCCTAGAGTTATTGCACAGTCTAGGGATTCAAAACCTTGAACATGTAACTCCAAATTATCACGACATTGAATTTGTAGACGAAAAAGGCGTGCTTGTAGAAGTCCATCACAAGCCCACGTCTGCAACATATGCCGTCCGCTTGAACAAAACCTACGACGAAATCCTGAAAGTCCTCGAACCAGAGCTTGAGAACCTGACGCTTACGCCCGAAGGCTTTTACAGCCCAAGTATCCGTTTTGCGCTACTGATGCAGCTCGTTCATTTGTACAAACACGCCTTGCTTTCTGGAGTAAGCCTTAGGCAGTACATGGATTACTATATGCTGCTGACGCACTCGACCGAGGCGGACCGTCAATACACATGGGAATTTGCCAAAAAAATCGGTATGCGGCAGGGTTGTGCTGCTATTATGGGTGTCTTGGGGCGTGTTTTCAAGTTGCCACAGGATAAAATGCTTTGCAAGCCCAGCAAATTCTTTAGCCGAATCCTGTACCGCGCGACATTTGCCGAAGGCGACTTTGGAGCTAAAAAAACATACAAACGCAATGTGTTCAAACGCTGGATCAGCGACCGTTTTAATAACTTGCGCATATTGCCCATAGCTCCTCAATATTATATTTACAAAGAATCTAAATATTGGATCAATACCATTTCGCTTATTCCCGAGCGTATCCGGCGTCGGAAAATTGCTCTTTAG